The Setaria italica strain Yugu1 chromosome IX, Setaria_italica_v2.0, whole genome shotgun sequence genome has a window encoding:
- the LOC101768379 gene encoding NADPH-dependent aldehyde reductase-like protein, chloroplastic yields the protein MAGADAGNTSPLPLAGRVALVTGGSRGIGREVSSRLAALGARVVINYASNSSKADELVAELASRGHGAVAVRADVSDPDAVRALFDRTEEAFGSPPHIVVACAGLLDTKYPALADTAVEDFDAMFAVNVRGTFLVCREAAKRIPASSGGRIVTFSSSIVGTLLPGYAAYTATNAAVEAMTRILAKEVAAKGVTANVVAPGPVRTELFLAGKDEAFLRRVEQESMGRIAETTDVAPVVAFLASDAAAWVNGQVIRVNGGFV from the coding sequence gccgcgtcgCGCTCGTCACCGGCGGATCCCGCGGCATCGGCCGCGAGGTGTCCtcccgcctcgccgcgctcggCGCGCGCGTCGTGATCAACTACGCGTCCAACTCCTCAAAGGCCGACGAGCTCGTCGCGGAGCTCGCCTCCCGCGGGCACGGCGCCGTGGCCGTCCGCGCCGACGTGTCGGACCCGGACGCCGTACGCGCGCTCTTCGACCGCACCGAGGAGGCGTTCGGGTCCCCGCCGCATATCGTGGTCGCCTGCGCGGGCCTCCTCGACACCAAGTACCCGGCGCTCGCGGACACCGCCGTCGAGGACTTCGACGCCATGTTCGCGGTGAACGTGCGCGGGACGTTCCTAGTGTGCCGCGAGGCGGCGAAGCGCATCCCCGCTAGCAGCGGCGGCCGCATCGTGACGTTCTCGTCGTCGATCGTGGGCACGCTCCTGCCGGGGTACGCGGCGTACACGGCGACCAACGCCGCCGTGGAGGCGATGACGAGGATCCTGGCCAAGGAGGTGGCGGCCAAGGGGGTGACCGCGAACGTGGTGGCGCCGGGACCCGTGCGCACCGAGCTGTTCTTGGCAGGGAAGGACGAGGCGTTCCTGCGGAGGGTGGAGCAGGAGTCCATGGGGCGCATCGCCGAGACGACGGACGTGGCACCCGTGGTGGCGTTCCTGGCGAGCGACGCTGCGGCCTGGGTGAACGGCCAGGTCATCAGGGTCAATGGCGGCTTCGTCTAA